One Heptranchias perlo isolate sHepPer1 unplaced genomic scaffold, sHepPer1.hap1 HAP1_SCAFFOLD_56, whole genome shotgun sequence DNA segment encodes these proteins:
- the LOC137315714 gene encoding probable G-protein coupled receptor 139 — translation MEYPVIYQIEDIYYPALAVIGVPGKLRLFCSTIISLLPFLSLTVNLLAIVILSRGKCGLSKCISRYLLGMAAADLLVVITDPILTRVGLSYFPNSFLFITPVCRPIMFLGSAATVVSVWLTVAFTFDRFVAISCENLKTKYCTEKMAAVVIGTVSVLGCSESVPWYFIYETYLIIDNVPRDCVFKLNFRTSPVWTAFEFVHLILTPCVPFFLILLLNVLTVRRILAASRVRRGLRGRSNGENHKDPEMENRKKSIILLFSISGSFILLWVTQVINNIYRRITDIRYFNSFTDPRYITEATSGMLQLLSSCTNTCIYVLTQAKFREELKNAVKYPLNLIVKLVKS, via the exons atggaatatccagtaattTATCAGATAGAAGATATTTACTATCCTGCCCTTGCAGTAATTGGAGTGCCGGGTAAgct tcgcctgttctgttctacCA taatttctctgcttccttttctctctcttacagttaacttgttggcgattgtgatcctgtcccgaggaaagtgcgggctCTCCaagtgtatcagtcgctacctgctgggaatggcagcggccgatctcctggtcgttatcactgatccgatattgacaCGGGTTGGTCTAAGTTATTTCCCCAATTCATTCttgttcattactcccgtgtgtcgtCCCATTATGTTCTTGGGttctgcagccacggtggtttctgtctggctcacagtcgctttcacctttgatcgatttgtggccatttcttGTGAGaatcttaaaacaaaatattgcaccgagaaaatggCGGCTGTAGTtataggaacagtgagtgtgttgggctgttcaGAGAGTGTtccctggtactttatatatgaaacttaccttataattgataatgttccccggGATTGTGTCTTTAAACTGAACTTCCGCACTTCCCCAGTGTGGACCGCATTTGAGTtcgttcacctcattttaaccccttgtgtcccgttctttctgattttgctgctcaatgttctgacggtcagacgtattttagcagccagtcgagtccgcaggggactccggggccgcagcaatggagagaatcacaaggatccagagatggagaaccgaaagaaatccataattttactcttcagtatatcgggcagttttatcctATTATGGGTGACCCAGGTTATAAATAACATTTATCGGCGAATTACAGACATTCGGTATTTTAATTCATTCACTGACCCTCGTTATATCACAGAAGCCACATCAGGAatgctgcagctcctcagttcctgcacaaacacgtgtatttatgtcctgacccaggctaaattcagagaagagctgaagaacgcggtgaaatacccactcaatctaattgttaaattagtgaaatcatag